In one window of Streptomyces sp. NBC_01224 DNA:
- a CDS encoding SDR family oxidoreductase has translation MVVHVALTGATGFLGLRLLRRLLTTHASLTVLTHARSGDALHRITRFFELSGDPDTLIAALPSRLRVVETELERPRLGLSGNDFQKLADGLDAIWHSAGSINLEDDLARLRRINVEGTRHVLELAAAGHRNPAVHHVSTAFVAGARREGVAYEDELDDTYGFENAYERSKYEAEVLVRAWSRAHDRPVLVLRPSILVTDLPPHPDLPSHPLQVIERILQDSLRTAGLAGPGIPGSSRPEIRLVGHPHGHLNLMPVEDAAEVMVRLAGRPPSGGVDTYNVVHGHDVPVSTIVALLERLVHLNLDVVARKPDDASVLESLLDFYPGFTAYLSHRRRFDDTRVRTLFGPSTTGFRVDLDYLWSGLGPRPATAG, from the coding sequence ATGGTCGTGCACGTCGCCCTCACCGGCGCCACCGGATTCCTCGGGCTCCGTCTCTTACGCCGACTGCTCACCACGCACGCGTCGTTGACGGTATTGACCCATGCGAGGTCGGGCGACGCGCTGCACCGCATCACCCGGTTCTTCGAGCTGTCCGGCGATCCGGACACGCTGATCGCGGCACTCCCCAGCCGGCTGCGAGTGGTGGAGACCGAGCTGGAGCGGCCACGGCTGGGGCTGTCCGGAAACGACTTCCAGAAGCTGGCCGACGGACTCGACGCGATCTGGCACAGCGCGGGAAGCATCAACCTCGAGGACGACCTCGCACGGCTGCGCCGCATCAACGTCGAAGGCACGCGGCACGTACTTGAGTTGGCCGCCGCCGGACACAGGAACCCCGCGGTCCACCACGTGAGCACCGCCTTCGTGGCCGGGGCACGGCGCGAAGGTGTGGCATACGAGGACGAGCTGGACGACACGTACGGCTTCGAGAACGCCTACGAGCGCTCCAAGTACGAGGCGGAGGTCCTGGTCCGTGCGTGGTCTCGGGCACACGACCGCCCAGTCCTGGTCCTGCGGCCGAGCATCCTGGTCACGGATCTGCCGCCGCACCCGGACCTGCCCTCGCACCCCCTTCAGGTCATCGAACGGATCCTGCAGGACTCGCTGCGCACCGCCGGTCTCGCCGGCCCCGGAATCCCCGGGTCCAGCCGTCCGGAGATACGGCTGGTGGGCCACCCGCACGGTCATCTGAACCTGATGCCGGTGGAGGACGCGGCCGAGGTCATGGTGCGGTTGGCCGGCCGGCCGCCCTCGGGGGGAGTCGACACGTACAACGTCGTCCACGGTCACGACGTCCCCGTTTCAACCATCGTCGCGCTCCTGGAACGGCTTGTGCACCTGAACCTCGACGTTGTCGCCAGGAAGCCCGACGACGCGTCCGTGCTGGAATCCCTGCTGGACTTCTACCCAGGCTTCACGGCCTATCTCAGTCACCGTCGCCGCTTCGACGACACCCGCGTCCGGACCCTGTTCGGGCCGTCGACAACCGGGTTCCGGGTGGACCTGGACTACCTGTGGTCCGGTCTGGGTCCGAGGCCGGCGACGGCGGGCTGA
- a CDS encoding PfaD family polyunsaturated fatty acid/polyketide biosynthesis protein: protein MSVLAGPDLAAAPPPVLSAEGIAARARRIREHVHIVTDPTGRELGLATGPRPSGPVLGTLPPLYPEWLGGRTFCEAHGVRFPYVAGEMANGIATTRMVTAMARAEMLGFFGAGGLGYADVERAVRTLADELPDSPNWGVNLIHSPAEPALEFRVAKLLLRHGVPRISASAFMELTPAVVLCSALGLRRGADGRITRRSRMLAKVSRPEVARQFLSPAPSELLRRLVAQGELTSEEADLAARVPVAEDITVEADSGGHTDNRPLAALLPRIVLLRDELTRRFGYHQPVRIGAAGGLGTPSAVAAAFALGASYVVIGSVNQTATEAGLSDEAKTMLSEADIADVTMAPAADMFELGVKLQVLARGTMFAQRAARLHAAYQEHGSLEELPQPLRATIERDVLRAPIDEVWQRTREFWHQRDPSEVIRAEADPKHRMALVFRWYLGNSSRWAITGEPARRTDYQIWCGPAMGAFNRWAAGTFLAEPANRSVVQIALNLLEGAAVLTRAHQLRTYGVPLPASAFAYTPCRLA from the coding sequence TTGTCCGTCCTCGCTGGTCCCGACCTCGCCGCCGCGCCCCCGCCGGTCCTCTCCGCCGAAGGGATCGCCGCCCGTGCCCGGCGGATCCGGGAACACGTGCACATCGTCACCGACCCGACCGGCCGTGAGCTGGGCCTTGCCACCGGCCCCCGGCCCAGCGGCCCGGTGCTCGGTACGCTGCCCCCGCTGTATCCCGAGTGGCTCGGCGGGCGCACCTTCTGCGAGGCGCACGGCGTCCGTTTCCCCTACGTGGCGGGCGAGATGGCGAACGGCATCGCCACCACCCGGATGGTGACCGCGATGGCCCGGGCGGAGATGCTCGGGTTCTTCGGCGCGGGTGGCCTCGGATACGCCGACGTCGAGCGGGCCGTGCGCACGTTGGCCGACGAGCTGCCGGACAGTCCGAACTGGGGCGTGAACCTCATCCATTCACCGGCCGAGCCCGCGCTGGAGTTCCGCGTCGCCAAGCTGTTGCTGCGACACGGCGTACCCCGGATCTCGGCCTCGGCGTTCATGGAACTGACCCCTGCCGTCGTGCTGTGCTCGGCCCTGGGACTGCGCCGGGGTGCCGACGGCCGGATCACCCGGCGTTCCCGGATGCTCGCCAAGGTCTCCCGCCCCGAGGTGGCCCGGCAGTTCCTTTCGCCCGCACCGTCCGAGCTGCTGCGCCGGCTCGTCGCCCAGGGAGAACTGACCTCCGAGGAAGCCGACCTGGCCGCACGGGTGCCGGTGGCCGAGGACATCACCGTGGAGGCCGACAGCGGCGGGCACACCGACAACCGCCCACTGGCGGCACTGCTGCCGCGAATCGTCCTCCTGCGCGACGAACTCACCCGCCGGTTCGGCTACCACCAACCGGTAAGGATCGGCGCGGCCGGCGGGCTGGGCACGCCGAGCGCGGTGGCCGCCGCGTTCGCGCTCGGCGCCTCCTACGTGGTCATCGGATCGGTGAACCAGACCGCCACGGAGGCGGGTCTGTCCGACGAGGCCAAGACGATGCTCTCCGAGGCCGACATCGCGGACGTGACCATGGCACCGGCGGCCGACATGTTCGAGTTGGGCGTCAAGCTGCAAGTACTCGCCCGCGGGACCATGTTCGCCCAGCGAGCCGCCCGGCTCCACGCGGCGTACCAGGAGCACGGCTCGCTGGAGGAACTCCCGCAGCCGTTGCGCGCCACCATCGAACGCGACGTGCTGCGCGCCCCGATCGACGAGGTCTGGCAGCGCACACGCGAGTTCTGGCACCAGCGCGACCCGTCGGAGGTCATTCGCGCGGAGGCCGACCCCAAGCACCGTATGGCGTTGGTCTTCCGCTGGTACCTCGGGAACTCCAGCCGATGGGCGATCACCGGGGAACCGGCACGGCGTACCGACTACCAGATCTGGTGCGGGCCCGCGATGGGCGCGTTCAACCGGTGGGCCGCGGGCACCTTCCTGGCCGAACCGGCGAACCGGTCCGTGGTGCAGATCGCGCTCAACCTCCTCGAAGGCGCGGCCGTGCTCACCCGCGCTCACCAACTGCGCACCTACGGCGTCCCGCTGCCGGCTTCGGCGTTCGCCTACACACCGTGCAGGCTCGCATGA